In Helianthus annuus cultivar XRQ/B chromosome 3, HanXRQr2.0-SUNRISE, whole genome shotgun sequence, a single window of DNA contains:
- the LOC110935536 gene encoding beta-glucosidase 18, which translates to MIWCNSVVSYNYCKFQWLLLCCFLFLAHGENIKRSDFPDEFLFGVGTSAYQIEGAYLEDGKSLNNWDVFSLSPGTIRNGDNGFIADDHYHQYLKDIELIQSLGVDTYRFSISWSRILPRGRFGDVNPDGIMFYNKILDELVSRGIKPFVTIYHFDFPQELQDRYGSWLSPLMQEDYVHYADTCFKNFGDRVKYWTTMNEPNLFTQMAYQNGRYPPARCSQPFGDCPAGNSDTEPIVVMHNMLLAHGKAVNLYRRDYQHEQGGSVGIVLDCLMYEPLTDNELDQEAARRGLAFSIGWALDPLTFGDYPSEMRQYIGNQLPQFTSAERKFMRNSIDFIGVNHYSTTYAKDCLYSDCSISANRATKGFLDTTSERDGVQIGELTGISSLRVVPRGIGEVVEYLKERYDNKPMFITENGYSEPQTEGQDQDAIQDFKRIEFHQMYLSSLAQAIRDGANVKGYFVWTLMDDFEWIIGYRIKFGLYYIDRQTLARVPKMSAKWYQDFLKNNTQTPVIRLSSELVHNKADS; encoded by the exons ATGATTTGGTGCAACTCTGTGGTTTCATACAATTATTGCAAGTTCCAATGGTTGCTTTTATGTTGCTTCTTGTTCTTGGCTCATGGAGAAAACATAAAAAGATCAGATTTTCCAGATGAGTTTCTGTTTGGAGTGGGAACATCAGCATACCAA ATTGAAGGTGCATATCTTGAAGATGGTAAAAGTCTCAACAATTGGGATGTATTTTCTCTTTCCCCAG GCACCATtcgaaatggtgacaatggattcaTAGCAGATGACCATTATCATCAATATCTG AAAGATATTGAGCTCATACAATCTCTTGGTGTAGATACTTATCGTTTCTCTATATCATGGTCACGAATTCTTCCAA GAGGAAGATTCGGTGATGTTAATCCAGATGGAATTATGTTTTATAACAAAATCTTGGATGAACTCGTAAGCAGAG GTATTAAACCTTTTGTAACAATTTACCATTTTGATTTTCCTCAAGAACTTCAAGATCGATACGGGTCTTGGCTCAGCCCATTAATGCA GGAAGATTATGTTCATTATGCGGACACATGTTTCAAGAATTTTGGTGACCGAGTGAAGTATTGGACCACTATGAATGAACCAAACTTGTTTACGCAAATGGCTTACCAGAACGGAAGATATCCACCTGCTCGTTGTTCACAACCATTTGGCGATTGTCCAGCTGGAAATTCCGACACTGAGCCTATAGTTGTTATGCATAACATGTTACTGGCACATGGCAAAGCTGTGAATCTATACAGACGAGATTATCAG CATGAACAAGGTGGATCAGTCGGGATTGTTCTAGATTGTTTAATGTATGAGCCGTTGACTGATAACGAACTTGATCAAGAAGCTGCGAGAAGGGGTTTGGCTTTCTCTATTGGCTG GGCATTGGATCCACTAACGTTTGGAGATTATCCGTCGGAGATGCGCCAGTATATTGGAAACCAACTGCCGCAGTTTACCAGTGCCGAAAGAAAGTTTATGAGAAACAGCATTGACTTTATTGGAGTCAACCATTACTCAACTACCTATGCAAAAGATTGCCTTTATTCTGATTGTAGCATATCCGCCAATCGAGCAACTAAAGGTTTTCTGGATACAACTAGTGAACGAGATGGTGTTCAAATTGGTGAACTg ACGGGCATTAGTTCGTTGCGAGTAGTTCCAAGAGGCATCGGAGAAGTTGTAGAATATCTAAAGGAGAGATACGACAATAAACCCATGTTTATAACTGAAAATG GATATTCGGAGCCTCAAACTGAAGGACAAGATCAAGACGCCATTCAAGATTTCAAGCGAATCGAATTTCACCAAATGTACTTGTCATCCTTGGCGCAAGCAATCAG GGATGGTGCCAATGTAAAGGGCTATTTTGTGTGGACATTGATGGATGATTTCGAATGGATTATCGGGTATAGAATCAAATTCGGATTATACTACATTGATCGCCAAACACTTGCTCGGGTCCCTAAAATGTCTGCAAAATGGTATCAAGATTTCTTGAAAAACAATACTCAAACACCGGTAATTAGATTATCATCAGAGTTGGTGCACAATAAAGCTGACTCGTAA